The following are encoded in a window of Ensifer adhaerens genomic DNA:
- a CDS encoding ATP-binding cassette domain-containing protein produces the protein MSEVVRGKAHRATARVKRFFGEKRRRPSSPVSSMRSFWGLLLAYWLSNRWRDAWGLTILILLLTGLSAQASVWFALTSGELVNRIANFHHPTVPTTPASLLKTAATLAAIAITRDAGFTAVRHFLSTSLHRKWRQWLDERFNQALLDSSHTHFHLQQNGFGGAGEANTSSPDNIDQRVQEAIRGMTGGAIGLGIGIAGVVLSLAFVGGKLIETSSPIRGLDVLGGYGSAFLTLLAIAIYVPLNTFIAAKLGGILQGLSIRIQSAEGSYRSELNQFLRRSFHVAVIRGEPAQKALNVRRYQDIDYTWARLNRITAGYMGFELVHNFIGSRIVAYAPGLLPYVDKTISLQDYVTGAELATALINECSWFIHAMPDIATLRADARRITELAEAIETVQRPQDYYAQSGPAAFEYTIAEAVEGGLTIHSVELLHTGEDEPFLTAIELNFALGEWTLVMGESGSGKTSLLKAINGLWPHGRGKITLPDGLRTLFAAQEVKLQGVCLKDLVCLPDDAREHKDAAVSTALEEAGLHEISGELFDEGREGQQWDKLLSGGEKQKLVLAKVLLLKPGLLFLDEATSALDGQAVQAFYQAIKENCPEATVIAIMHDTSSIQSEGGIDFFDSVLVIEGGIAEKMSISAWRSAQTNAPLR, from the coding sequence TTGAGTGAAGTCGTGCGCGGCAAGGCGCATCGGGCAACAGCACGGGTTAAACGGTTCTTCGGCGAGAAACGGCGGCGCCCAAGCAGCCCCGTATCCTCGATGCGTAGCTTCTGGGGGCTGTTGCTCGCTTACTGGCTCTCTAATCGCTGGAGAGACGCTTGGGGCCTGACCATTCTCATCCTGCTGCTTACCGGATTGTCGGCTCAGGCAAGCGTATGGTTCGCGCTGACCTCAGGCGAATTGGTCAATCGGATCGCGAATTTCCACCACCCTACGGTACCGACAACGCCTGCGTCGCTTCTAAAGACCGCAGCGACGCTTGCTGCGATCGCGATCACAAGGGACGCGGGGTTTACTGCGGTCCGTCACTTCCTTTCGACCAGCCTACACCGAAAATGGCGCCAGTGGTTGGATGAACGCTTCAATCAGGCACTTCTCGATTCCAGTCACACCCACTTCCACTTGCAACAAAATGGCTTTGGTGGAGCGGGTGAAGCGAACACGTCATCGCCGGACAACATCGATCAGCGGGTGCAGGAAGCAATAAGGGGCATGACCGGCGGTGCAATCGGTCTGGGCATCGGCATCGCCGGGGTGGTGCTGTCGCTCGCGTTCGTTGGCGGTAAGCTGATCGAAACGTCGAGCCCGATCCGAGGGCTTGACGTTCTTGGGGGCTACGGCAGCGCCTTCCTGACGCTGCTGGCGATTGCGATCTACGTGCCCCTCAACACATTCATTGCGGCCAAGCTGGGAGGTATCCTTCAGGGGCTGTCTATCCGCATTCAATCGGCGGAAGGCAGTTATCGCAGCGAACTCAACCAGTTCTTGCGCCGCAGTTTTCACGTTGCGGTTATCAGAGGGGAGCCAGCGCAAAAGGCGCTCAATGTGCGCCGGTATCAAGATATTGACTACACATGGGCGAGGCTCAATCGGATTACCGCCGGCTATATGGGCTTTGAGCTGGTGCATAATTTCATCGGCTCACGCATCGTGGCCTACGCGCCGGGCCTGCTTCCCTATGTCGACAAGACCATCAGCCTACAAGACTATGTCACCGGTGCCGAACTAGCGACGGCCCTCATCAACGAATGCTCATGGTTTATTCATGCGATGCCTGACATCGCGACACTGCGGGCGGACGCGCGGCGCATAACAGAGCTTGCGGAAGCGATAGAAACGGTGCAGCGACCACAAGACTACTATGCTCAAAGTGGACCCGCCGCGTTTGAATATACCATAGCGGAAGCCGTAGAAGGCGGCTTGACCATCCATTCGGTCGAGCTCCTCCATACTGGTGAGGACGAGCCCTTTTTGACCGCCATTGAACTCAATTTCGCTTTGGGCGAGTGGACTTTGGTGATGGGTGAATCGGGGAGTGGAAAGACCTCACTTCTCAAGGCGATAAACGGTCTTTGGCCGCACGGTCGGGGCAAGATCACGTTGCCGGACGGTTTGCGAACTCTCTTTGCGGCCCAGGAGGTCAAACTACAGGGCGTTTGCCTGAAGGATCTCGTCTGTCTTCCGGATGACGCCCGTGAGCATAAGGACGCTGCGGTTTCCACGGCGCTTGAAGAAGCGGGGCTCCATGAAATTTCTGGGGAGCTCTTTGATGAGGGACGCGAGGGGCAGCAGTGGGACAAGCTGTTGTCCGGGGGTGAAAAGCAGAAGCTCGTTCTTGCGAAAGTCCTGTTGCTGAAGCCGGGTTTGCTCTTCCTTGACGAGGCAACAAGCGCTCTTGATGGGCAGGCGGTGCAAGCGTTTTATCAAGCGATCAAAGAGAATTGCCCGGAGGCGACGGTTATTGCCATTATGCACGATACCTCCTCGATCCAATCGGAGGGCGGAATTGATTTCTTCGATAGCGTGCTGGTGATTGAAGGAGGCATTGCTGAAAAGATGTCTATTTCGGCGTGGCGTTCTGCGCAGACGAACGCCCCACTTCGGTGA
- a CDS encoding DUF1328 domain-containing protein — translation MLKWAIIFFVISVVAGLLGFSGVSAASAGIAKILFYVALAIFVLFLVLAFMAGSIAF, via the coding sequence ATGCTAAAGTGGGCTATTATATTTTTTGTAATCTCGGTCGTAGCAGGCTTGCTTGGCTTCTCGGGTGTTTCTGCAGCAAGTGCTGGTATAGCGAAGATCCTCTTTTACGTCGCTCTGGCGATATTCGTGCTGTTTCTCGTCCTTGCCTTCATGGCAGGAAGCATTGCCTTCTAG
- a CDS encoding ferritin-like domain-containing protein, which produces MPEKTLDMLFHETLKDIYYAERQILKALPKMARAAQSPDSKAAFEKHRDETEGHVERLQQVFEIIGKRAQGKTCEAIQGLIAEGEEIIEEFKGSPALDAGLISAAQAVEHYEIARYGTLKTWAKQLGLDAAVALLDQTLQEEGATDKALSKLALSAANIKAAA; this is translated from the coding sequence ATGCCGGAGAAGACTTTAGACATGCTGTTTCACGAAACGTTGAAGGACATTTACTACGCCGAACGGCAGATACTAAAGGCACTGCCTAAAATGGCGCGGGCTGCGCAATCCCCTGATAGCAAGGCCGCTTTCGAAAAGCATCGCGATGAAACGGAAGGCCACGTGGAGCGTTTGCAACAGGTCTTCGAGATTATCGGCAAGCGCGCACAGGGTAAAACCTGTGAAGCTATTCAAGGCCTGATTGCCGAAGGCGAAGAAATCATCGAGGAGTTCAAGGGAAGTCCGGCCCTTGACGCCGGGCTGATATCTGCGGCCCAGGCGGTCGAACACTATGAGATTGCGCGATATGGCACCCTGAAGACCTGGGCCAAGCAGCTTGGGTTGGACGCCGCCGTCGCCTTGCTCGATCAGACCCTTCAGGAAGAGGGTGCGACTGACAAGGCTTTGAGCAAGTTGGCTTTGTCCGCTGCAAATATTAAGGCTGCAGCTTAA
- a CDS encoding DNA topoisomerase IB, with protein sequence MSRRESPQVGDGADLIYVSDTEPGYTRFRSSSGFVYRRPNGEQLKDSRVLARIQALGLPPAYENVWICMQPNGHLQATGYDARGRKQYRYHQAWQEMRSNAKYSQLPAFAKTLPRLRRRIRKHMEGPVDDPFTVLAALAALLDHAPLRIGNSTYVKENGSYGASTLLKRHLKITDDSIKLNFKGKGGQRIRRRLRNPRLQRLLEGIAELPGRQLFVSVGQDGKPEPIESGRFNRYLAEISGAPISAKTFRTWAGSVAAYSAARQAFAQGRRPTIKEMCNAAAEALHNTPAVCRKSYVHPAVLALAQAEQKIPRVRPNAKAVPGLRADEMQFLRFLNWLARHAQG encoded by the coding sequence TTGAGCCGGCGGGAAAGTCCGCAGGTAGGCGATGGCGCCGACCTCATCTACGTCTCCGACACTGAACCGGGTTACACCCGGTTTCGTTCCTCAAGCGGCTTTGTCTATCGGCGTCCGAACGGTGAACAGCTAAAAGATTCCCGCGTTCTTGCCCGTATCCAAGCGCTTGGCTTGCCCCCAGCTTACGAGAACGTCTGGATCTGCATGCAGCCAAACGGTCATCTGCAGGCGACAGGTTATGATGCGCGTGGTCGAAAGCAATATCGATATCACCAAGCATGGCAGGAGATGCGAAGCAACGCCAAATACAGCCAGCTTCCAGCTTTTGCTAAAACGCTCCCCCGCCTGCGACGCCGGATCCGCAAGCATATGGAGGGGCCTGTGGACGACCCTTTCACCGTACTTGCTGCCCTTGCGGCGCTGCTCGACCACGCGCCCCTTCGCATTGGAAACTCGACATACGTGAAGGAGAACGGGAGCTATGGCGCCTCAACCCTTCTTAAGCGCCACCTCAAGATTACCGACGATAGCATCAAGCTCAACTTCAAGGGCAAGGGCGGGCAACGTATCCGAAGACGGCTGAGAAATCCGCGACTGCAACGCTTACTTGAGGGAATCGCCGAACTCCCGGGTCGCCAGCTCTTCGTATCCGTGGGGCAAGACGGAAAACCCGAGCCAATCGAGTCGGGGCGCTTTAACCGCTATCTCGCAGAGATCAGCGGGGCGCCAATTTCGGCCAAAACGTTCAGAACTTGGGCTGGGAGCGTTGCCGCATATTCTGCCGCTCGCCAAGCATTCGCTCAGGGTCGACGCCCGACGATCAAAGAAATGTGCAACGCGGCGGCAGAGGCGCTGCACAACACGCCGGCCGTTTGCCGTAAGAGCTACGTGCATCCGGCAGTCCTCGCTCTGGCGCAAGCCGAGCAGAAAATCCCGCGGGTAAGGCCAAACGCAAAAGCCGTACCCGGACTTCGCGCCGACGAAATGCAGTTCCTGCGCTTTCTTAATTGGCTCGCCCGGCACGCACAGGGTTAG
- a CDS encoding DUF3309 family protein — protein sequence MLGTVLLVILILLLIGAFPAWPHSSGWGYGPSGVLGVVVVVLVILLLMGRI from the coding sequence ATGCTTGGAACCGTACTTTTAGTCATTCTCATCCTGCTGCTCATCGGCGCTTTTCCGGCCTGGCCCCATTCATCCGGCTGGGGTTACGGTCCGTCTGGCGTTCTGGGTGTGGTGGTGGTCGTTCTTGTGATCCTCCTTCTGATGGGACGGATCTGA
- a CDS encoding DUF1236 domain-containing protein — MKRTVMASLLASLSFGGGAVAQTATVIVPGEAQTYLLDQSSPSDVYQGDIAVGTRLPDTVEIQTFPDQPDYGYVVQTTKG; from the coding sequence ATGAAGAGAACCGTCATGGCGAGCTTGCTGGCGAGCCTGTCTTTCGGCGGCGGCGCCGTTGCGCAAACTGCAACAGTCATCGTACCGGGCGAAGCTCAAACCTACCTACTTGACCAGAGCAGCCCTTCGGACGTGTATCAAGGCGACATCGCTGTAGGCACCCGTCTGCCTGATACCGTCGAAATCCAAACGTTTCCTGATCAGCCGGACTATGGATATGTCGTTCAAACGACCAAGGGGTGA
- a CDS encoding BON domain-containing protein → MSSDVAVASGEVTLAWEVSSRQAKHRAEDCAELFSGVPHVQNNLRVRSTTKTVTVPLGNPPDKVAQPHSFERP, encoded by the coding sequence ATGTCTTCAGACGTAGCGGTTGCTAGCGGCGAGGTGACGCTTGCGTGGGAAGTATCGAGCAGGCAGGCCAAACACCGGGCTGAAGATTGTGCCGAATTGTTCTCCGGAGTTCCCCACGTTCAGAACAACTTACGGGTCCGCTCAACGACAAAGACGGTGACCGTGCCCCTGGGCAACCCACCTGATAAGGTCGCACAGCCGCATTCGTTCGAGCGCCCCTGA
- a CDS encoding response regulator has protein sequence MPDLQQLRVLVAEDEFFVANDIALWLEKAGATIIGPTPTVKETLKSLAQAFDVQVAVLDINLNGELIFPVADELALRSVPVVFFSGYDDMSVPERFRSAARLSKCAGASDLVNAVFEQHLQNLSNLAPLYVGLTDQSVCELIPELRYRARLLMAGAPPEAADLLVERTLERAIALAGTRRRSQGLDAWLHDLLAAIHDESPYGLN, from the coding sequence ATGCCGGACCTGCAGCAATTGCGGGTGCTAGTTGCTGAGGACGAATTTTTTGTCGCAAATGATATCGCACTTTGGCTCGAAAAGGCCGGTGCGACAATAATTGGCCCAACGCCCACAGTAAAAGAAACGTTGAAGAGCCTTGCTCAGGCTTTCGACGTTCAAGTTGCTGTTCTGGACATTAACCTCAATGGCGAGCTGATCTTTCCCGTGGCGGACGAACTCGCGCTCAGATCGGTACCCGTGGTCTTTTTTAGTGGTTACGACGACATGAGCGTGCCCGAACGGTTCCGGTCGGCCGCACGGTTAAGCAAGTGTGCAGGCGCGTCGGATCTCGTAAATGCTGTCTTTGAGCAACACCTCCAAAATCTGTCAAACTTGGCGCCACTATATGTCGGACTAACCGATCAATCGGTCTGTGAACTTATACCGGAGCTGCGCTACAGGGCGCGGCTCCTGATGGCCGGAGCGCCTCCCGAGGCCGCCGACCTGCTCGTTGAGCGTACGCTTGAGCGCGCTATCGCGCTAGCCGGGACAAGGCGCCGGTCTCAGGGCCTCGATGCCTGGTTGCACGATTTATTGGCGGCCATCCATGACGAGAGCCCCTATGGACTGAATTAA
- a CDS encoding DUF2934 domain-containing protein, with amino-acid sequence MNDKDELIRRRAYEIWEREGRPEGQERRHWEQASREIAEHERLPPNSQTGDDQTGTIVAPSTAPRGEAGRPSEDAE; translated from the coding sequence ATGAACGATAAAGACGAACTCATCCGGCGACGCGCTTACGAGATTTGGGAGCGTGAGGGGCGCCCCGAGGGCCAGGAGCGCCGGCATTGGGAGCAAGCAAGTAGGGAGATTGCGGAACATGAGCGTCTGCCTCCCAACAGTCAAACCGGGGATGATCAAACTGGCACCATTGTTGCTCCATCCACCGCGCCGCGCGGGGAAGCCGGGCGGCCGTCGGAGGACGCGGAGTAG
- a CDS encoding DNA-3-methyladenine glycosylase, with amino-acid sequence MRHDPNQLERITPAFFGRDAVSVAEALIGVILEVNGIGGKIVETEAYGREDPASHSYVGKTARNNAMFGPAGTAYVYRSYGLHWCLNFVCEDASAVLLRAIEPQTGLGTMRIRRGTARETVLCAGPGRLCQALGVTRHLDGRSLFAAPFYLTVGEGETDVCRGPRIGVTRAADVRWRFGAQGSAFLSHPFPDPVPV; translated from the coding sequence ATGCGACACGACCCCAACCAACTGGAAAGGATCACTCCAGCATTTTTTGGGCGCGATGCCGTTTCCGTCGCGGAGGCTTTGATTGGCGTCATTCTGGAAGTAAATGGGATCGGCGGCAAGATCGTGGAAACGGAAGCTTACGGGCGGGAGGATCCCGCCTCTCATAGTTACGTTGGAAAAACTGCCCGGAACAACGCGATGTTCGGCCCCGCCGGCACCGCTTACGTCTACCGGTCCTACGGTTTGCATTGGTGCCTCAACTTCGTCTGCGAGGACGCAAGCGCGGTATTGCTCCGAGCGATCGAGCCGCAAACGGGCCTTGGAACGATGCGGATCAGGCGCGGGACAGCCAGGGAAACCGTCTTGTGCGCGGGGCCGGGACGCCTTTGCCAAGCTCTCGGAGTGACCCGCCATCTTGACGGACGATCGCTCTTTGCGGCCCCTTTTTATCTCACTGTTGGGGAGGGCGAAACGGATGTCTGCCGAGGCCCTCGTATTGGGGTCACGAGGGCTGCCGACGTGCGGTGGCGGTTCGGAGCGCAAGGCTCTGCCTTTTTGAGCCACCCGTTTCCCGATCCCGTTCCAGTTTAG
- a CDS encoding sigma-70 family RNA polymerase sigma factor: MALDDKVIAKVFHQFVPVIRIACRDRHKRGQDLAVGHQLQFKRFHREPRFPFEQPSRSSCRHIHDTKQKQAQGTLVPGRRCLKTQGNLIVGHALTNIEIRQPRKAATMPSIPVLDDQTRPLETQVVDLIPALRAFARTFVSSSFEADDLLQETLFRALRGIDGFQPGTNLKSWLFTIMHNAFRTQYKLRKREAPGAVNCADLPIPIPAPQDWCVLNGELRTALEGLAPDHREVLVLVAGYGLSYKEAADMCDCAIGTIKSRLSRARDELAYRMNGVPLE; the protein is encoded by the coding sequence GTGGCCTTGGATGACAAGGTCATCGCGAAGGTGTTCCATCAATTTGTGCCAGTAATCCGGATCGCCTGCCGCGATCGTCATAAGCGCGGTCAGGATCTTGCGGTGGGCCATCAGTTGCAGTTCAAGCGCTTCCATCGGGAACCTCGCTTTCCGTTCGAGCAGCCTTCAAGATCTTCGTGCAGGCACATCCACGACACGAAACAAAAACAAGCGCAGGGGACGTTGGTTCCCGGCCGGCGCTGCCTTAAAACCCAAGGGAACTTAATTGTCGGCCACGCATTGACTAACATTGAAATCCGGCAACCCCGAAAGGCAGCTACAATGCCTTCTATTCCAGTTCTCGACGATCAGACGCGGCCGCTTGAGACGCAGGTGGTCGATTTGATCCCGGCCTTGCGCGCATTTGCGCGAACCTTTGTCAGTTCAAGCTTCGAGGCTGACGATCTCCTGCAGGAAACGCTGTTTCGCGCGTTGCGCGGTATCGATGGTTTTCAACCTGGAACAAATCTCAAATCCTGGCTTTTCACAATCATGCACAACGCGTTTCGCACGCAGTACAAGCTGCGTAAGCGCGAGGCGCCGGGTGCCGTCAACTGCGCCGACCTTCCAATTCCCATTCCGGCCCCGCAGGATTGGTGCGTGTTGAATGGCGAGTTGCGTACCGCCCTCGAGGGGCTAGCACCCGACCACAGGGAAGTACTGGTACTCGTTGCCGGATACGGCCTCAGCTACAAGGAGGCAGCTGATATGTGCGATTGTGCGATCGGCACCATCAAGAGCAGGCTCAGCCGTGCGCGCGACGAACTTGCCTATCGCATGAATGGTGTTCCCCTCGAGTGA